In the genome of Physeter macrocephalus isolate SW-GA chromosome 20, ASM283717v5, whole genome shotgun sequence, one region contains:
- the NT5C2 gene encoding cytosolic purine 5'-nucleotidase isoform X4 codes for MRVFVNRSLAMEKIKCFGFDMDYTLAVYKSPEYESLGFELTVERLVSIGYPQELLSFAYDSTFPTRGLVFDTLYGNLLKVDAYGNLLVCAHGFNFIRGSQVAAQKRPETREQYPNKFIQRDDTERFYILNTLFNLPETYLLACLVDFFTNCPRYTSCETGFKDGDLFMSYRSMFQDVRDAVDWVHYKGSLKEKTVENLEKYVVKDGKLPLLLSRMKEVGKVFLATNSDYKYTDKIMTYLFDFPHGPKPGSSHRPWQSYFDLILVDARKPLFFGEGTVLRQVDTKTGKLKIGTYTGPLQHGIVYSGGSSDTICDLLGAKGKDILYIGDHIFGDILKSKKRQGWRTFLVIPELAQELHVWTDKSSLFEELQSLDIFLAELYKHLDSSSNERPDISSIQRRIKKVTHDMDMCYGMMGSLFRSGSRQTLFASQVMRYADLYAASFINLLYYPFSYLFRAAHVLMPHESTVEHTHVDINEMESPLATRNRTSVDFKDTDYKRHQLTRSISEIKPPNLFPLAPQEITHCHDEDDDEEEEEEEEEEEE; via the exons TGTACAAGTCCCCGGAGTATGAGTCCCTTGGCTTTGAGCTTACCGTGGAGAGATTAGTTTCTATTGGCTATCCTCAGGAGCTGCTCAGCTTTGCATATGATTCTACATTCCCTACCAG GGGACTTGTCTTTGATACGCTATACGGAAATCTTTTGAAAGTTGATGCCTATGGAAACCTCTTGGTCTGTGCACATGGATTTAACTTCATAAGGGG TTCTCAGGTAGCTGCTCAGAAGAG accAGAAACTAGAGAGCAGTAtccaaataaatttattcaacGAGATGACACTGAAAGATTTTACATTTTGAACACACTATTCAACCTACCAG agACCTACCTGTTGGCCTGCCTAGTAGATTTTTTTACTAATTGTCCCAGATATACCAG CTGTGAAACCGGATTTAAAGATGGGGACCTCTTCATGTCTTACCGGAGTATGTTCCAGGATGTAAGAGATGCAGTTGACTGGGTTCATTACAAG ggTTCCCTTAAGGAAAAGACAGTTGAAAATCTTGAGAAGTATGTAGTCAAAGAT GGAAAACTGCCTTTGCTTCTAAGCCGGATGAAGGAAGTAGGGAAAGTATTTCTTGCCACCAACAGTGACTATAAATACACAGAT aaaattatgACTTACCTGTTTGATTTCCCACATGGCCCCAAG CCTGGGAGCTCCCACCGACCATGGCAGTCCTACTTTGACCTGATCTTGGTGGACGCACGGAAACCACTCTTTTTTGGAGAAGGCACAGTACTGCGTCAGGTGGATACT AAAACTGGCAAGCTGAAGATTGGTACCTACACGGGCCCCTTACAGCATGGCATTGTCTACTCTGGGG GTTCATCTGATACAATCTGTGATCTGTTGGGAGCCAAGGGCaaagacattttatatattgGAGATCACATTTTTggggacattttaaaatcaaagaaacgGCAAGGGTGGCGAACGTTTTTGGTGATTCCTGAACTTGCACAGGAGCTGCATGTCTGGACTGATAAGAGTT CACTTTTCGAAGAGCTTCAGAGCTTGGATATTTTCTTGGCTGAACTCTACAA GCACCTTGACAGCAGCAGCAATGAGCGCCCAGACATTAGCTCCATCCAGAGACGTATTAAG AAAGTAACTCATGACATGGACATGTGCTACGGGATGATGGGAAGCCTGTTTCGCAGTGGCTCCCGGCAGACCCTTTTTGCCAGTCAGGTGATGCGCTATGCTGATCTCTATGCAGCATCTTTCATTAATCTGCTGTATTACCCGTTCAGCTACCTCTTCAGAGCTGCCCACGTCTTG ATGCCTCATGAGTCAACAGTGGAACACACACATGTAGATATCAATGAGATGGAGTCCCCCCTTGCAACCCGGAACCGTACATCAGTGGATTTCAAAGATACCGACTACAAACGGCACCAGTTGACACGGTCAATTAGTGAGATTAAGCCCCCCAACCTCTTCCCACTGGCCCCCCAGGAAATTACACACTGccatgatgaagatgatgatgaagaggaagaggaggaagaggaggaagaggaagaatga
- the NT5C2 gene encoding cytosolic purine 5'-nucleotidase isoform X5, with protein MSYRSMFQDVRDAVDWVHYKGSLKEKTVENLEKYVVKDGKLPLLLSRMKEVGKVFLATNSDYKYTDKIMTYLFDFPHGPKPGSSHRPWQSYFDLILVDARKPLFFGEGTVLRQVDTKTGKLKIGTYTGPLQHGIVYSGGSSDTICDLLGAKGKDILYIGDHIFGDILKSKKRQGWRTFLVIPELAQELHVWTDKSSLFEELQSLDIFLAELYKHLDSSSNERPDISSIQRRIKKVTHDMDMCYGMMGSLFRSGSRQTLFASQVMRYADLYAASFINLLYYPFSYLFRAAHVLMPHESTVEHTHVDINEMESPLATRNRTSVDFKDTDYKRHQLTRSISEIKPPNLFPLAPQEITHCHDEDDDEEEEEEEEEEEE; from the exons ATGTCTTACCGGAGTATGTTCCAGGATGTAAGAGATGCAGTTGACTGGGTTCATTACAAG ggTTCCCTTAAGGAAAAGACAGTTGAAAATCTTGAGAAGTATGTAGTCAAAGAT GGAAAACTGCCTTTGCTTCTAAGCCGGATGAAGGAAGTAGGGAAAGTATTTCTTGCCACCAACAGTGACTATAAATACACAGAT aaaattatgACTTACCTGTTTGATTTCCCACATGGCCCCAAG CCTGGGAGCTCCCACCGACCATGGCAGTCCTACTTTGACCTGATCTTGGTGGACGCACGGAAACCACTCTTTTTTGGAGAAGGCACAGTACTGCGTCAGGTGGATACT AAAACTGGCAAGCTGAAGATTGGTACCTACACGGGCCCCTTACAGCATGGCATTGTCTACTCTGGGG GTTCATCTGATACAATCTGTGATCTGTTGGGAGCCAAGGGCaaagacattttatatattgGAGATCACATTTTTggggacattttaaaatcaaagaaacgGCAAGGGTGGCGAACGTTTTTGGTGATTCCTGAACTTGCACAGGAGCTGCATGTCTGGACTGATAAGAGTT CACTTTTCGAAGAGCTTCAGAGCTTGGATATTTTCTTGGCTGAACTCTACAA GCACCTTGACAGCAGCAGCAATGAGCGCCCAGACATTAGCTCCATCCAGAGACGTATTAAG AAAGTAACTCATGACATGGACATGTGCTACGGGATGATGGGAAGCCTGTTTCGCAGTGGCTCCCGGCAGACCCTTTTTGCCAGTCAGGTGATGCGCTATGCTGATCTCTATGCAGCATCTTTCATTAATCTGCTGTATTACCCGTTCAGCTACCTCTTCAGAGCTGCCCACGTCTTG ATGCCTCATGAGTCAACAGTGGAACACACACATGTAGATATCAATGAGATGGAGTCCCCCCTTGCAACCCGGAACCGTACATCAGTGGATTTCAAAGATACCGACTACAAACGGCACCAGTTGACACGGTCAATTAGTGAGATTAAGCCCCCCAACCTCTTCCCACTGGCCCCCCAGGAAATTACACACTGccatgatgaagatgatgatgaagaggaagaggaggaagaggaggaagaggaagaatga